A genomic segment from Diospyros lotus cultivar Yz01 chromosome 5, ASM1463336v1, whole genome shotgun sequence encodes:
- the LOC127802683 gene encoding GPI mannosyltransferase 1 isoform X1, translated as MPSIDIRSLLLFSAVLRVLLIVYGEWQDAHMEVRYTDVDYLVFSDAASFMASGKSPYERTTYRYSPLIAFLLIPNSIIHRSWGKFLFSASDLLVGLFIHKILKLRGVPENQCIHSVVVWLFNPFTFTIGTRGNCEPIVCAMVLWIIICLMNGNLLQAAFWYGLVVHLRIYPIIYALPIVLVIDPLHFRSHKKPALTEWSSSNGRSNKNFSSKKNFYPHQVWVALAGMFTQERLIFGLISGAVFFICTGIFFYLYGWEFLHEALLYHLTRTDPRHNFSIYFYHIYLHYGHEFSVLEKLISFLPQFIVQLALVFRFVQDLPFCFFVQTVAFVAFNKVITAQYFVWFFCLLPLILPWSNMKLKWEGVSSILVWMGAQTHWLAWGYLLEFKGKHVFLQLWVASLMFLAANTFILIRIILYHRLSPLFKSSPSASSKRTTKLE; from the exons ATGCCGTCAATTGATATACGTTCTCTGCTTCTGTTCTCAGCAGTTCTTCGTGTCCTTTTAATTGTCTATGGAGAATGGCAGGACGCTCATATGGAGGTCAGATACACAGATGTTGATTACCTTGTGTTTTCTGATGCTGCTTCCTTTATGGCCTCCGGGAAGTCCCCTTACGAAAGAACCACGTATCGGTACTCACCACTGATTGCATTTCTTCTGATACCAAATTCAATAATACACCGCTCATGGGGAAAATTCCTCTTCTCTGCTTCAG ATTTACTTGTAGGTTTGTTTATCCACAAGATTCTGAAGCTACGTGGGGTGCCTGAAAATCAATGCATTCACTCCGTAGTGGTGTGGCTCTTCAATCCATTTACCTTCACTATTGGAACTCGTGGAAATTGTGAGCCCATTGTTTGTGCAATGGTTTTGTGGATCATTATCTGTCTCATGAATG GTAATTTGTTACAAGCTGCATTTTGGTATGGACTCGTTGTCCATTTAAGAATATATCCTATAATTTATGCCCTTCCCATCGTCTTAGTTATTGATCCTCTCCACTTCCGGTCTCATAAAAAGCCAGCTCTTACAGAATGGAGTTCAAGTAATGGAAGGTCAAACAAAAACTTTAGCAGCAAGAAAAATTTTTATCCACACCAAGTATGGGTTGCTTTAGCTGGCATGTTTACACAAGAAAGACTAATTTTTGGGCTAATCTCTGGAGCTGTCTTCTTCATTTGTACTGGAATTTTCTTCTATCTATATGGTTGGGAATTCTTGCATGAGGCGCTGCTGTATCATCTTACTCGTACTGACCCAAGGCacaatttttcaatatatttttaccACATCTATCTGCATTATGGACATGAGTTTTCAGTTCTAGAAAAGCTCAtctcttttcttcctcaatTTATAGTACAGCTAGCTCTCGTTTTTCGCTTTGTGCAGGATTTACCATTCTGTTTCTTCGTACAAACAGTAGCATTTGTAGCATTCAATAAG GTCATTACAGCGCAGTACTTTGTGTGGTTCTTCTGCCTGTTGCCTCTAATACTGCCCTGGAGCAATATGAAACTTAAATGGGAAGGTGTCTCCTCCATTTTAGTATGGATGGGAGCTCAAACCCATTGGTTAGCATGGGGTTATCTTCTTGAATTCAAAGGCAAGCATGTCTTCCTGCAGCTGTGGGTGGCAAGCTTAATGTTCTTGGCTGCCAATACCTTCATCCTTATCAGAATCATACTCTACCACCGATTGTCTCCCTTGTTCAAGTCATCGCCGAGTGCTAGTTCCAAGAGAACAACGAAATTGGAGTAA
- the LOC127802265 gene encoding agamous-like MADS-box protein AGL62, with protein sequence MAKKPRSLGRQKIKIAKIEIKNHLQVTFSKRRFGLFKKASELCTLCGVELAILVLSPAGKVFSFSHPNIDSIINRFLTKSPPPNPSWRHLVEAHQNANLHELNLQLARVLDELEAEKRRGGTLDHLRKAREYWWEGPIDGLGLHELEQLRDSLEELKKNVIAQAYKLFIEGTTNPKPFFLVNGIEMANGFESKSTQISASSTIPHVHSVGYNHGFF encoded by the coding sequence ATGGCAAAGAAGCCAAGAAGCTTGGGTCGCCAGAAGATCAAAATCGCCAAAATAGAGATCAAAAACCACTTGCAAGTCACCTTCTCAAAGCGGCGCTTTGGATTGTTCAAGAAGGCGAGTGAACTCTGCACGCTTTGCGGGGTTGAGCTCGCTATCTTAGTTCTCTCTCCAGCTGGGAAGGTCTTCTCTTTTAGTCATCCGAACATCGATTCCATCATCAATCGGTTCCTCACGAAAAGCCCTCCGCCAAACCCTAGTTGGCGCCACCTCGTTGAGGCTCATCAGAATGCTAACTTACATGAGCTCAATTTACAACTCGCTCGAGTTCTCGATGAACTAGAAGCCGAGAAGAGGCGTGGTGGAACTCTGGATCACCTGAGAAAAGCTAGAGAGTATTGGTGGGAAGGTCCTATAGATGGGCTTGGTCTGCATGAGCTTGAACAACTTAGGGATTCATTAGAGGAGCTTAAGAAGAACGTGATTGCTCAAGCTTATAAGCTTTTCATTGAGGGCACGACGAACCCTAAACCTTTTTTCTTAGTGAATGGAATTGAAATGGCCAATGGCTTTGAGAGTAAATCCACTCAGATTAGTGCTTCTTCAACCATTCCTCATGTCCATAGCGTTGGTtacaatcatgggtttttctaa
- the LOC127802563 gene encoding probable xyloglucan endotransglucosylase/hydrolase protein 10 codes for MIKFKGFFVTVLALNVIVVQIAMASVISTGDYNKDFFVEWSPSHVNTSADGGTRTLRLDKESGARFASNDMFLFGQFDMQIKLVPGYSAGTVVTFYLLSGQPNHDEIDFEFLGNVLGQPYILQTNVFTSGMGYREERITLWFDPTVEFHTYSIHWNIHQIVFMVDSIPIRTYRNHADKGVGYPRSQPMPVMASIWDGSDWATGGGRDKVNWSKAPFIASYGSYKMDACVWKGNPRVCEEANSENWWNQESWSSLTGVQRRFLKWVREYHMVYDYCQDNERFNGSLPLECSLP; via the exons ATGATAAAATTTAAAGGGTTCTTCGTTACTGTTCTTGCTCTGAACGTCATTGTGGTTCAGATAGCAATGGCGTCTGTGATTTCAACTGGTGATTACAATAAAGACTTCTTCGTGGAATGGTCTCCCAGCCATGTCAACACCTCTGCCGATGGAGGAACGAGAACCTTGAGGCTGGACAAAGAATCAG GAGCTCGCTTTGCCTCGAACGACATGTTCTTGTTTGGCCAGTTCGACATGCAGATCAAGCTGGTGCCGGGCTACTCGGCCGGCACCGTCGTCACCTTCTAC CTCTTGTCGGGCCAGCCCAATCACGACGAAATAGACTTCGAGTTCCTTGGCAATGTCTTGGGGCAGCCATACATCCTCCAAACAAATGTTTTCACTTCTGGAATGGGCTACAGAGAAGAGAGAATCACTCTCTGGTTTGATCCCACCGTGGAATTCCACACCTATTCTATTCACTGGAACATTCACCAGATCGT GTTCATGGTGGACTCCATACCCATCAGAACATACAGAAACCACGCAGACAAGGGGGTGGGCTACCCTAGATCGCAGCCGATGCCCGTCATGGCCAGCATATGGGACGGCAGCGACTGGGCCACGGGTGGCGGCCGGGACAAGGTCAACTGGTCGAAGGCTCCTTTCATAGCCTCGTACGGGAGCTACAAGATGGACGCCTGCGTGTGGAAAGGGAACCCTAGGGTTTGCGAAGAAGCCAACTCGGAGAACTGGTGGAACCAGGAGAGCTGGAGCTCGCTGACAGGAGTGCAGAGGAGGTTCCTGAAGTGGGTTAGAGAATATCATATGGTTTATGACTATTGCCAGGACAACGAGAGATTCAATGGAAGCCTCCCCCTGGAGTGCTCTCTACCCTAG
- the LOC127802683 gene encoding GPI mannosyltransferase 1 isoform X2, whose product MEVRYTDVDYLVFSDAASFMASGKSPYERTTYRYSPLIAFLLIPNSIIHRSWGKFLFSASDLLVGLFIHKILKLRGVPENQCIHSVVVWLFNPFTFTIGTRGNCEPIVCAMVLWIIICLMNGNLLQAAFWYGLVVHLRIYPIIYALPIVLVIDPLHFRSHKKPALTEWSSSNGRSNKNFSSKKNFYPHQVWVALAGMFTQERLIFGLISGAVFFICTGIFFYLYGWEFLHEALLYHLTRTDPRHNFSIYFYHIYLHYGHEFSVLEKLISFLPQFIVQLALVFRFVQDLPFCFFVQTVAFVAFNKVITAQYFVWFFCLLPLILPWSNMKLKWEGVSSILVWMGAQTHWLAWGYLLEFKGKHVFLQLWVASLMFLAANTFILIRIILYHRLSPLFKSSPSASSKRTTKLE is encoded by the exons ATGGAGGTCAGATACACAGATGTTGATTACCTTGTGTTTTCTGATGCTGCTTCCTTTATGGCCTCCGGGAAGTCCCCTTACGAAAGAACCACGTATCGGTACTCACCACTGATTGCATTTCTTCTGATACCAAATTCAATAATACACCGCTCATGGGGAAAATTCCTCTTCTCTGCTTCAG ATTTACTTGTAGGTTTGTTTATCCACAAGATTCTGAAGCTACGTGGGGTGCCTGAAAATCAATGCATTCACTCCGTAGTGGTGTGGCTCTTCAATCCATTTACCTTCACTATTGGAACTCGTGGAAATTGTGAGCCCATTGTTTGTGCAATGGTTTTGTGGATCATTATCTGTCTCATGAATG GTAATTTGTTACAAGCTGCATTTTGGTATGGACTCGTTGTCCATTTAAGAATATATCCTATAATTTATGCCCTTCCCATCGTCTTAGTTATTGATCCTCTCCACTTCCGGTCTCATAAAAAGCCAGCTCTTACAGAATGGAGTTCAAGTAATGGAAGGTCAAACAAAAACTTTAGCAGCAAGAAAAATTTTTATCCACACCAAGTATGGGTTGCTTTAGCTGGCATGTTTACACAAGAAAGACTAATTTTTGGGCTAATCTCTGGAGCTGTCTTCTTCATTTGTACTGGAATTTTCTTCTATCTATATGGTTGGGAATTCTTGCATGAGGCGCTGCTGTATCATCTTACTCGTACTGACCCAAGGCacaatttttcaatatatttttaccACATCTATCTGCATTATGGACATGAGTTTTCAGTTCTAGAAAAGCTCAtctcttttcttcctcaatTTATAGTACAGCTAGCTCTCGTTTTTCGCTTTGTGCAGGATTTACCATTCTGTTTCTTCGTACAAACAGTAGCATTTGTAGCATTCAATAAG GTCATTACAGCGCAGTACTTTGTGTGGTTCTTCTGCCTGTTGCCTCTAATACTGCCCTGGAGCAATATGAAACTTAAATGGGAAGGTGTCTCCTCCATTTTAGTATGGATGGGAGCTCAAACCCATTGGTTAGCATGGGGTTATCTTCTTGAATTCAAAGGCAAGCATGTCTTCCTGCAGCTGTGGGTGGCAAGCTTAATGTTCTTGGCTGCCAATACCTTCATCCTTATCAGAATCATACTCTACCACCGATTGTCTCCCTTGTTCAAGTCATCGCCGAGTGCTAGTTCCAAGAGAACAACGAAATTGGAGTAA
- the LOC127802657 gene encoding uncharacterized protein LOC127802657: MFKQSPSRNHRSKGIKVKHVLQICVLIAVCFWLIYQVKHSRDKKRAFDENDANISLRKYGHSENSKIGRKELIPRVEEATMKNEKGIEKESEEENRGDEEEEEEEEKNKNEDEEDDSKTEEKQDEGRRGDDEIEEHDQEKSVLEVEHEEDLIDDTEKEEVDEKEDEDKEDQNENDSSLEDHDNEGGNEKAHEAREEQYRADDASSAVVHQAEAISTETESESGENSNDNTKMNVVEEDNEARDTQVHAGSQNTTDLKVEKDDQAGNGISVNTTETQDKVDENHKILSSLSENSSIVNSTMTTEANNQAEAGSNSTESSLETNNLSLQNQTETEPDAAAAQNATTRVTTSEGSLQAMALVPENKSDTATNDNQSDSSITSSNTENTVLRGELSNSSTTNSSSGVEGQSGSSTDAKNMDASQNSDKSETRIGTDGTDESFNSSETGNGEVANHDPVDSYDSSVQLEETHVRTDLDTLPEITTEASNHGDGAAE, encoded by the coding sequence ATGTTCAAGCAGTCTCCAAGTAGAAACCACAGGTCCAAAGGCATCAAGGTTAAACATGTCCTGCAAATTTGTGTGCTGATTGCTGTTTGCTTTTGGTTGATTTACCAAGTTAAGCATTCCCGTGATAAGAAGAGAGCATTTGATGAAAATGATGCAAATATCTCCCTTAGAAAATATGGTCATAGTGAAAATTCaaagattggaagaaaagaaCTCATTCCTCGTGTTGAGGAAGCAacaatgaaaaatgagaagggCATTGAGAAAGAATCAGAAGAGGAAAATagaggagatgaagaagaagaggaagaggaggaaaagaacaagaatgaagatgaagaagatgacagCAAGACTGAAGAGAAACAAGATGAGGGGAGAAGGGGTGATGATGAGATAGAAGAACATGATCAAGAGAAATCTGTGTTGGAGGTTGAGCATGAGGAGGATCTCATAGATGATACAGAGAAAGAAGAAGTTGATGAGAAGGAAGATGAAGATAAAGAAGACCAAAATGAGAATGACAGCTCCTTGGAGGACCATGATAATGAAGGAGGTAATGAGAAGGCTCACGAAGCGCGTGAGGAACAATATAGAGCTGATGATGCTTCCAGTGCAGTGGTTCATCAGGCTGAAGCTATTAGCACCGAAACTGAAAGTGAAAGTGGAGAAAACTCCAATGACAATACCAAAATGAATGTTGTAGAAGAGGATAATGAAGCGCGTGACACCCAAGTACATGCTGGAAGCCAGAATACTACAGACTTAAAGGTTGAGAAAGATGATCAGGCTGGAAATGGTATTTCTGTAAATACGACAGAGACACAAGATAAGGTCGATGAGAATCACAAGATTCTTTCATCCCTATCGGAGAACAGCTCAATTGTGAATTCTACCATGACAACTGAGGCCAACAATCAAGCAGAAGCAGGCAGTAACTCTACAGAATCGAGTTTGGAAACTAACAATTTATCCCTGCAGAATCAAACAGAGACTGAACCGGATGCAGCTGCAGCCCAAAATGCCACGACAAGGGTGACAACTTCGGAAGGCTCCCTGCAGGCAATGGCCCTGGTGCCCGAAAATAAGTCTGACACAGCTACAAATGACAATCAATCGGACTCTTCGATCACTTCCAGTAACACTGAAAATACTGTGCTCAGGGGGGAATTGTCAAATTCTTCTACTACAAATTCCTCAAGTGGAGTAGAGGGCCAGTCTGGTTCATCGACAGATGCCAAAAACATGGACGCAAGCCAGAATTCTGATAAATCTGAAACCAGAATCGGAACAGATGGAACAGATGAAAGCTTCAACTCTTCTGAAACTGGGAATGGAGAGGTAGCTAACCACGATCCTGTTGATTCTTATGATTCTTCCGTTCAGTTGGAGGAGACCCACGTTCGGACCGATCTCGACACCTTGCCGGAGATTACTACTGAAGCAAGCAACCACGGCGATGGTGCGGCTGAATGA
- the LOC127801214 gene encoding uncharacterized protein LOC127801214, which produces MDPCPFMRIIVGGLALKFPVASKPTFSGVHPASSPCFCKIKLSNFPSQIASVPLATQNDPHCPATQAACFNLCKSQFDKLASKRHCVKIEIYTGRTGNTCGLSSGELLGKLLVPLDVKPADSKSTRTFVIQNGWASLKGSSTQLHLNVKAEPDPRFVFQFDGEPERSPQVFQVNGNNVRQPVFTCKFSFRNSGEHSLRSRSSVMERRTSKRWLNSLSSKTEQTVKERKGWSIMVHDLSGSPVAAASMVTPFVPSPGTDRVSRSNPGAWLILRPGSGTWNPWGRLEAWREPATHHLGYRFELLPDAASGGSDAVTLANSNLSIKNGGKFTIDVGSGSGSTPDPSPTSSLDLGSGSWADLMYQGFVMSSTVGTGAGKHRKSPEVEVGVTHVTCTEDAAAFVALAAAVELSVDACRPFSQKLRKELRQQKQELVV; this is translated from the exons ATGGACCCTTGCCCTTTCATGAGAATTATCGTCGGAGGTTTGGCCCTGAAGTTTCCGGTGGCCTCCAAACCTACCTTTTCCGGCGTCCACCCAGCCTCCTCCCCCTGCTTCTGCAAGATCAAGCTCAGCAACTTCCCTTCCCAGATCGCTTCCGTCCCTCTCGCGACCCAGAACGATCCCCACTGCCCGGCCACCCAAGCCGCCTGCTTCAACCTCTGCAAATCACAGTTCGATAAGTTGGCTTCCAAGCGCCACTGCGTGAAGATCGAGATCTACACCGGCCGGACAGGGAACACCTGCGGGCTCAGCTCCGGCGAGCTTCTGGGGAAACTTTTGGTGCCTTTGGATGTGAAGCCTGCCGATTCAAAGTCGACTCGGACCTTTGTGATTCAAAACGGCTGGGCCTCGTTGAAAGGATCGTCCACTCAATTGCATTTGAATGTGAAAGCCGAGCCGGATCCAAGATTTGTGTTTCAGTTCGACGGTGAACCGGAACGCAGCCCTCAAGTGTTTCAAGTCAATGGAAATAATGTCCGGCAGCCTGTTTTCACCTGCAAGTTCAGCTTCAGAAACTCCGGCGAGCACAGTCTAAGATCCAG ATCATCGGTGATGGAGCGAAGAACATCAAAGAGGTGGTTGAATTCGCTAAGTTCGAAGACAGAGCAAACGGTGAAGGAGCGAAAAGGGTGGTCGATCATGGTCCATGATCTCTCTGGTTCGCCTGTGGCGGCGGCGTCAATGGTCACCCCTTTTGTGCCGTCGCCGGGCACTGATCGGGTCAGCCGGTCGAACCCGGGTGCCTGGCTGATCCTCCGACCCGGATCCGGAACCTGGAACCCCTGGGGCCGCCTCGAGGCCTGGCGGGAGCCCGCCACCCACCACCTCGGCTACCGCTTCGAGCTCCTCCCGGATGCCGCCTCCGGCGGTTCCGACGCCGTCACGCTCGCCAACTCCAATCTCAGCATCAAGAATGGCGGCAAGTTCACCATAGACGTCGGATCCGGATCAGGGTCTACCCCGGATCCAAGCCCCACTAGCAGCCTGGACCTCGGGTCAGGGTCGTGGGCGGACCTCATGTACCAGGGCTTCGTGATGTCGTCTACGGTGGGAACCGGCGCCGGGAAGCACAGGAAGTCGCCGGAGGTGGAAGTGGGGGTGACGCACGTGACGTGCACGGAGGATGCGGCGGCGTTCGTGGCATTGGCGGCGGCGGTGGAGCTAAGCGTCGACGCATGCCGGCCGTTCTCGCAGAAGCTCCGGAAGGAGCTGAGGCAGCAGAAGCAGGAGCTAGTCGTTTGA
- the LOC127802264 gene encoding agamous-like MADS-box protein AGL61 encodes MERAKDGRKKLPMVKIENDNHLRSCFSKRRYDIFSKATDLTVMCGTKLVVIVFSPGKRVFAFGHPSADAVVDEFLAQNGEPNTYQRGKEIEGAPKSGLTELCSRLSHVEEKLARARYRGRALDARLMAFRGENWWGAPIEGMNLEQLEQLMVAMEELKIKVGDQTQEMQQAASPPFDVGGSSSSVDGVGYGAPPMDEGPSGVPPCDDDDSCFVGGGPPAFLGGENPRASRPGGIIQHPWLW; translated from the coding sequence ATGGAAAGAGCCAAAGATGGCCGCAAGAAGCTTCCAATGGTCAAGATCGAGAATGACAACCACCTTCGATCCTGCTTCTCCAAACGCCGATATGACATTTTCAGTAAGGCCACTGATCTTACGGTCATGTGCGGAACGAAGTTGGTGGTTATCGTGTTCTCGCCGGGAAAAAGAGTGTTCGCGTTTGGCCACCCGAGTGCCGACGCCGTCGTCGATGAGTTCTTGGCTCAGAACGGGGAGCCAAATACTTATCAGAGAGGCAAAGAGATCGAGGGTGCGCCAAAAAGCGGCTTGACGGAGCTGTGCTCGCGTCTGAGCCATGTGGAGGAGAAGCTGGCGAGGGCGAGGTACAGGGGCCGAGCGCTTGACGCCAGGCTGATGGCTTTCCGGGGAGAGAATTGGTGGGGGGCGCCGATCGAGGGGATGAATCTGGAGCAGCTGGAGCAGCTGATGGTCGCCATGGAGGAGCTGAAGATCAAGGTGGGGGATCAGACGCAGGAGATGCAGCAGGCCGCCTCGCCGCCATTTGATGTAGGGGGATCAAGTTCTTCGGTTGATGGTGTGGGCTATGGTGCTCCGCCTATGGATGAAGGTCCGAGTGGTGTGCCGCCGTGTGATGATGATGACAGTTGTTTTGTGGGCGGCGGTCCGCCGGCGTTCCTTGGTGGAGAGAACCCCAGGGCTTCGCGCCCTGGTGGTATAATTCAGCACCCATGGCTATGGTAG